Genomic window (Streptomyces sp. NBC_00078):
GCCGCTGAGGTTGGCGAAGTGGGGGGCGGGGACGATGAACCCCGCCTCCGCCAGCGGGCGGATGATCGCCAGGGATTTCTGCGGGCTGCTGCTGAAGCCGTGCATGAACTCGCAGACCGGGAAAACGCCCTGGGCGACGGGGGTGCTGGTGACCGGGGAGCGACCGGGAGTACCGGTGGCGGGGTAGTAGACGTAGGTGGTCCACCGGCGGCTGCCGCGCGCCAGGCGTACTGACGTACGCCGACCGCGAACCGCTGGGTCGGAGCAATGGCACTCGCGGTGGCACTTGCGTGTCCCGTGCCGAGCAGGGACATGCCTACGCCCGCGGCTCCGGCTGCGCTCAGCGTCACGAGACTACGCCGTTGCATGGTCATGAAGACTCCTGGTGGGGGGTGCGGAGCGCTGTTCGGTCAGGTGCCGGGGAGAGGCGTGGGTGATGCCGCGGCGGTGAGACTGACCTAGGTGGTGGGGGGAGTAGTGGTGGGGGTGGTCGGCTCGGCGAATCGCGCATGGTGGAGGACGTTCCGGTCCTGCCCGTGGTGGTCATCGGCGTGGTTGGCCCTGCCCGAAGAGACGCGGCAAGCCGCTGAACACCGGCCGGACCGTGACCCGTTGAGGGAGCAGCGCCCTTGGCGCCCGCCCGCTCGCCTGGCTGACAGGAGGTGTCGATTCCGCGGAGACGGCGCTGCCTCTCCTTCGACTCGTCGTGCGCTATGCCTCTGGGAGCGTTCCCACATGTCTTTCAACAGGTACATTCCCGACCGGGTGCCGATCTGTCAATCATCGGCGCTCAACTCTGTTGTCTTCGACGCGCATTCGACAGATCGCAGGCGCAGGAGGCACGGTGTGACTTCTTCGGGGCCCGCCCGATCACACTCGCGGCGGCCCGCCGTCAGCTGTGGCCGATACCCGCACTCATGCCGGCGATCGTATGGCCCTGATGTCGGGGTGAGGTCCCTGCGCGAATCGGGTCGTCACGGAGCGGACGTGGTCCTGGGCCGGCTGGAGCAGACCGTCGTACACCGCGACGCAGACTTCCCGCGCCCGTGACCGGGGCCAGCCCGGCGGCAGAAGCCCGATGGGGAGCAGCGGGTCCAGAATGGGGAAGTGGCGGTAGGCGTGCATGACCTCGGTCCGTGCGCGCACCGCATCGGCACCGGTGACGCGGTCGGCGGTGATGTGTGCAAGCAAGCCGCTCCAACGGTCGATGAAAGCCCGGTAGTGCTCGGTAATGCCGGGCAGGTCCCACGCCTGGACCGGGCTGCGGTCGGCCTCCGTGTCCAGTTCCTCCTGCCGCGCGCGGAATACGGTCACCGCTCCCCGCGCCAGGTCGGCCACCTCGATCCGCCCCTTGAGGGTCAGCGGGTGCGGCGACACCCAGAGCGCGTCGTACAGCGGCGCGAATCCGCGCCAGCGCAGCGCGGTGCGCAGTGCGCGCCGCCGCGTGCTCTCCTGCTCCGGGACGGAGAAGGCGATCAGTGTCCACCGACCGTCCCATGACTCGGGTTGGGTGGTGAAGGTGGCGATCGAGCTGGCGCCGCTCCACAGGTCGACGGCGGCCTCCCGTGTCAGCCGGTAGGAGCTGTACCGTCCTTGGCGGCTGCCCTCCAGCACCCCACGGCGCATCAGCCTGCTGATCGTCGTACGGGCGGCGCTCGCGGCTCGGAGAAGTCCTTAGCATCCTTGTCCAAAGATAGATTTTCCGTCCAGTTCGTGAGGGGGCGGTTCATGGAGCACCCGGTGACTGGTAGGCCGCAGGACGACACCAGGGGCCCCCGTGCCGCCGCTTCGGACGAGGCCGATGAGCACCTCATCCGCGAAGCGGAGAAGATCGCTGTGGCGTTGGGCCGTATGTTTCCCGGGCTGTGCGAGGTGGTGCTGCACGACCTGCGGGATCCGCAGCAAGCGATCCGGGTGATCGAGAACGACCTTTCCGGCCGGAAGGTCGGGGATTCGGCCACGGAGCTGGGCCTGGCCCGCATCGCGGATCCGCACTACCCGAGCGTCATCCAGAACTATCCCAACCAATTTCCCGACGGTCGGCCGGTGAAGAGCACGTCGATCGGCATCAAGAACGCCGAGGGCCGGTACGTCGCGGCCCTGTGCCTGAACCTTGATGTATCCGTTCTGTCGCCGGTGACGCTGGCGTTGTCGAACCTCGTGGCCACCGACGTCGAGCACCGCGAGCAGCCACTGGAGAACCTGCGGGACCGCAACATGCGCGAGCTGCGCCGGACGGTGGAGGCGCTGGCCGCGGAGCGCGGCGCCACTCCCCGGTCGCTGAGCCGGGACAACAAGAAGGCGCTCGTACGGAAGCTGCAGGGCGAGGGCTACTTCGATCACCGAGAGGCCGCACAGACCATCGCGGACCTGCTCGGCGTGTCCCGGGCCACCGTCTACAACTACGCCAAGTAACAGGGACACGCACATGACCGACACCGGACCCGCAGCACACCCCGCACCGGCCTCTGCGCCCGGCCACGGGCGAAGAGCAGACGGCTGCGCTCGTGGACGAGGCGGGTCCGATCACCGTCTCCACCCTCGCCGAAGCCGAAGCCGAAGCCGAAGCGTTCGCGGACGGCGGCTACACCGACATCACCTACGCCGTCGGCATCGATCCCCACAAGCTCCCCCGCGTGATCGTGCTGCTGCGCCGCGGCGTGACCATGCGGGTCCTGCTGGACAGCATCGAGCAGGCCGTATTCGTCGCCGAAGCCTCCCGCCAGGCCGGCCAGCCAATCCCGGCCCAGATCGAGATCGACTGCGACGGCCACCGCGGGGGCCTCAAGCCCGACGACCCCGCCCTCACCGAGATTGGCCGCATCCTGCACGACGAGGCATGCCTGGACGGCGTGCTCGCCCATGCAGGCGAGTCGTACTTCGCCTACAGCGCCGAGGAACAGCGCTTGGCTGCACAGAACGAACGCGACACCGCGGTCGCCGCAGCAGAACGTCTCCGCGCTGCCGGCCTGCCCGTGACCTGCGTCAGTGTCGGCTCCACCCCCACCGCCCACGCGGCCGACGACCTCACCGGGGTCACCGAACTGCGGGCCGGGAACTACATCTTCTTCGACCTGGTGATGGCCGGCCTCGACGTGTGCCAGGTGCAGGACCTCGCCCTGTCGGTGGTCGTCACCGTCATCGGCCACCGGCCCGAGTACGGGTGGATCATCACCGACGGCGGTTGGATGGCCATGTCCCGCGACCGTGGCACCGCCGACCAGGCCCAGGACCAGGGCTACGGTCTGGTCACCGACCTGACCGGCCGCCTCATCCCGAACCTGGTCATGACCGGCGCGAGCCAGGAACACGGCACCCTCACCGCCCGTGACGGCGCCGACCTGCCCGACCTTCCGGTCGGCACCCGGCTGCGGGACAGGTTCGGCAAGGTCGGCTCCGACGCGGTGCACACGGGCGACATCACCGGAACGGCTGTGAAACCGCCGGGTGGAGCTCCGCCGCGACTGCTCCACCCGGCGGGACCTGCGCGCACCGGCGACAGCGTCTGGGCAGTGCCCAGGTGTGCTGCACCGGTGTACGTGGATGGTGGCGGCAGCGAACCGTCATCCTCGCCCGCTGACGGCCTGGCGGCGCAGGAAGAGGTTCATGGCGCTCATGGTCAGCACCGTCTGTCCGTGCTGGTCGAGGACCTCGATGCCGGTGGTGACGAGACCGCGATCAGGCTTGGAGCGCGAGGCTCGGGCATCCTGGACCGTTGCCCGCAGGGACAGACTGTCGCCGGGTCTGACCGGCTGGACCCAGCGCAGTTCGTCGATGCCGGGGGAGGCCA
Coding sequences:
- a CDS encoding transcriptional regulator — translated: MEHPVTGRPQDDTRGPRAAASDEADEHLIREAEKIAVALGRMFPGLCEVVLHDLRDPQQAIRVIENDLSGRKVGDSATELGLARIADPHYPSVIQNYPNQFPDGRPVKSTSIGIKNAEGRYVAALCLNLDVSVLSPVTLALSNLVATDVEHREQPLENLRDRNMRELRRTVEALAAERGATPRSLSRDNKKALVRKLQGEGYFDHREAAQTIADLLGVSRATVYNYAK
- a CDS encoding PaaX family transcriptional regulator C-terminal domain-containing protein; this translates as MRRGVLEGSRQGRYSSYRLTREAAVDLWSGASSIATFTTQPESWDGRWTLIAFSVPEQESTRRRALRTALRWRGFAPLYDALWVSPHPLTLKGRIEVADLARGAVTVFRARQEELDTEADRSPVQAWDLPGITEHYRAFIDRWSGLLAHITADRVTGADAVRARTEVMHAYRHFPILDPLLPIGLLPPGWPRSRAREVCVAVYDGLLQPAQDHVRSVTTRFAQGPHPDIRAIRSPA